In a genomic window of Rhopalosiphum maidis isolate BTI-1 chromosome 4, ASM367621v3, whole genome shotgun sequence:
- the LOC113555551 gene encoding zinc finger SWIM domain-containing protein 8-like, with protein MLALWHENDRYSFEDSDRFEEDSLCTWSSEPESACINWRGWRKPTEQNAEDEPKKVVKALVELAAQCVALFIPYELVEQEFPPVPEELQLRIAFWSFPDSEDDIRLYSCLANSNSDEFLRGQNLYTSNAVKDSVQIGFHLSANVHHGGRSVFNVAITFDRKKITTCNCTCEPMSYWCSHVVAVCLHRIYCSEQVCLRAPVSESLSRLERDQLQKFAQYLISELPQQILPAAQRLLDSLLSSQPTAINSTSGAPDPTAGASVNEQTTWFLDEKTLHNNIKKSLIKFCVPSPLVISDVNILSQSVPPATAEWANLLRPLRGREPEGLWNLLSIVREMFRRNDENALHLLEVLTEEAIACDQIMVWWFNTRVALHGGGSGGTKHTGPAGNTNTASHACALLCDEMVTLWRLAALNPSISPDHKTSLKIKFKDWQEKIFTRVMKHRNLSNTKSLNNFRQDTEIFVGFKPACEACDLDWGDYPLAGITYGTNCCCDDGTCVHIKRTGTATHFIGDHVNWNECSSSARGNSTQICLDECFLDLRNNRHLHFGNRTHRSEYRNRSNMPMIRNHLPNNENRAMTNVYWVHMPRNISLPPPDDENASSNITSPEEFSTNESLSASASCTNFNASTSSSSSTLPSTPHQINSTCNTSSESQSSDEGDRTAAQKSTSSQTTPPPDLDEYNFLYYYDPKHLASTSSDSVKKTSDDQIPSTSKTSAAPITPLVKLDAEWETMFARAEGLYGYGHTNEACVLCVKLVDQFLKNPPNFIIEIPPSMIKGKRKKINPVSHHLSTLASEILQKCYFLCSVLAERKEYYLQAFKIGLYGLEMPRLPASTKPLEVKMAHQEGEILNHLKRMLPLGKEQVSILQNRAKLLREGQYKTRGESLLPLNLASLIFECLAMCQSPMQDKIADETLGFEASVAALGMKANISEADHPLLCEGIRRQRGDLATNILIRYKNNPTRLALAMDKLLDREVHPFLQSAMDACWYQIRDPRNLPLIAMKNVANSNIHNQPLQCYNPNVTSVPGELDTNIAVMTLNPIPPQTSSSCNIGLSSHRKDNNRYKSSKRLYPSQPNQASEANAHYLFELGKTILSKVGGPIQTTVFSQPPLPTQPHRALHMCAFQLALYSLGLLNRVTPNWRSRNYSSQVTWIADHAMEVGAPATLFLLGTWDGHLTPTEIANIADRMSRSHERNTVEAAAQLALSCLKHSVALNPNEITRAIIQCKEQSDHMMEIACLTVEMAAKGGGVFPEVLFSVAKHWFDLYMRNSNPDEDNYMLQVDPREEFKCPYVYQANYSMSVDTSQQPPPPLYAHQLMVPPQTSPAHLYQLSYFPNQSMPQNSPPLNTQQPNTVMYYPYPSAPTSNQYSQYYSPYIQSPVQYQNANPQSQPQQGPPQYFVQPINQNSNQIRSPPQQAQANHCPPPNFRQIHHLTSAYRVGLLALDTLARRVHEPNQAKYSRNPPFREDIQWLLRLSKKLGPNYTQQFCLAVTNSVVNPFTLHDVAMEAVMYMGHFNPNPTMCPTLSPLVEKCHSMYIQLLHQKLYQLSSADYEEYVGILYSAYGAFAMTPEGGTMFKDWLQSVRRSKSCKKELWTMITNMLPTT; from the exons ATGCTGGCTTTATGGCACGAAAACGACCGTTATTCATTTGAGGACTCTGACCGGTTTGAAGAAGATTCCCTGTGTACATGGAGCAGCGAACCTGAATCTGCATGCATAAATTGGAGAGGATGGAGGAAACCGACCGAACAGAACGCTGAAGACG agcctaaaaaagtagttaaagcATTAGTTGAATTAGCTGCTCAATGTGTCGCTCTATTCATACCTTATGAACTTGTTGAACAAGAATTTCCACCTGTACCAGAAGAACTTCAGCTCCGCATCGCCTTTTGGAGCTTTCCTGATAGTGAAGATGACATTCGCTTGTATTCATGTCTGGCCAACTCAAACTCTGACGAATTTTTACGTGGTCAGAATTTGTACACATCAAACGCAGTAAAAGACTCTGTACAAATAGGATTTCATTTGAGTGCTAATGTTCATCATGGCGGCCGCAGCGTGTTCAACGTGGCAATTACATTTGACCGAAAGAAAATAACAACATGTAATTGCACTTGTGAACCTATGTCATATTGGTGTTCTCATGTTGTTGCTGTCTGtttacatagaatatattgt TCTGAACAAGTTTGTTTAAGAGCTCCTGTTAGTGAAAGCCTTTCCAGATTAGAACGAGatcaattacaaaaatttgcaCAATATCTGATAAGTGAGTTACCTCAACAGATATTACCTGCTGCACAACGATTATTGGATTCACTGTTGTCTTCACAACCAACTGCTATTAATTCT ACGAGCGGAGCACCAGATCCAACTGCAGGTGCATCTGTAAATGAACAAACAACATGGTTTTTAGACGAAAAAACATTgcacaacaatattaaaaaaagtttgatcAAATTTTGTGTTCCTTCACCCTTAGTTATTAG tgacgtaaacattttatcacaATCTGTACCACCTGCTACTGCAGAATGGGCAAATCTATTGCGTCCATTACGTGGTCGTGAACCTGAAGGCTTATGGAATTTACTATCAATTGTAAGAGAAATGTTTCGTAGAAATGATGAAAATGCTCTACATTTATTGGAAGTGCTAACAGAAGAAGCTATTGCATGTGATCAA attatggTTTGGTGGTTTAACACAAGAGTTGCATTACATGGCGGAGGAAGTGGAGGAACTAAGCATACTGGCCCCGCTGGTAATACCAACACAGCATCTCATGCTTGTGCTTTACTTTGTGATGAAATGGTAACTCTATGGCGCTTGGCCGCTTTAAATCCAAGTATTTCGCCTGATCATAAAActtcattgaaaattaaatttaaagattggcaagaaaaaatattcacaaga gtGATGAAACACAGAAATTTGTCTAACACAAAATCGCTAAATAATTTTCGTCAAGATACAGaaatttttgtgggttttaaACCGGCTTGTGAAGCTTGTGATCTAGACTGGGGAGATTATCCATTAGCTGGAATTACTTATGGGACTAATTGCTGTTGTGATGATGGTACTTGTGTACACATTAAGCGAACAGGAACTGCTACACATTTTATTGGAGACCATGTAAACTGGAATGAATGCAGTTCATCTGCAAGA GGAAATTCTACTCAAATATGTTTAGATGAATGTTTCTTGGATTTAAGAAATAATCGACATTTGCACTTTGGAAATAGAACACATCGATCTGAATATCGTAATAGATCTAACATGCCTATGATTCGCAATCATTTGCCAAATAAtga aaaTAGAGCAATGACAAATGTTTATTGGGTGCATATGCCAAGAAATATATCATTACCTCCACCTGATGATGAAAACGCAAGCAGTAATATTACTAGTCCTGAGGAATTTTCAACTAATGAGTCTTTAAGTGCATCGGCGAGTTGtacaa acTTTAATGCATCTACAAGTTCCTCATCCAGTACCCTACCTAGTACTCCTCACCAAATCAATAGTACATGTAACACGTCATCTGAAAGCCAGAGTAGTGATGAAGGCGACCGAACAGCTGCACAAAAGTCTACTTCTTCTCAGACTACCCCTCCACCAGATTTAGATGAATACAATttcctttattattatgatccaAAACATTTGGCATCAACATCATCAGACTCAGTTAAGAAAACATCTGATGATCAAATACCGTCAACATCTAAAACATCTGCTGCACCTATTACTCCCTTGGTTAAATTAGATGCAGAGTGGGAAACAATGTTTGCAAGAGCAGAAGGATTGTATGGTTATGGTCATACAAATGAAGCTTGTGTACTTTGTGTAAAACTTGTTGaccagtttttaaaaaatccacctaattttattattgaaatcccACCATCTATGATAAaaggaaaaagaaaaaaa attaatcCAGTCAGTCATCATTTGTCTACATTAGCATCAGAAATTCTACAAAAATGCTATTTTTTGTGTTCCGTTTTAGCTGAaagaaaagaatattatttacaagcgTTTAAAATTGGTTTGTACGGATTGGAGATGCCAAGACTACCGGCTAGCACAAAACCTTTAGAA gtaaaaatggCTCATCAAGAAggagaaatattaaatcatttaaaacgcATGTTGCCATTAGGTAAGGAACAAGTGAGTATTCTCCAAAATAGAGCAAAACTTTTACGTGAAGGACAATACAAAACACGTGGTGAATCATTATTGCCATTAAATCTGGCTTCATTAATCTTTGAGTGCTTGGCAATGTGTCAGTCACCTATGCAAGATAAAATTGCTGACGAAACTTTAGGTTTTGAAGCATCTGTAGCCGCTCTAGGTATGAAAGCCAACATTAGTGAAGCGGATCATCCATTACTCTGTGAAGGAATTCGCAGACAAAG ggGTGATTTAGCAACAAACATATTAAtccgttataaaaataatcctaCACGTTTGGCTCTTGCTATGGATAAACTATTAGATAGAGAAGTTCATCCATTTTTACAGTCAGCAATGGATGCTTGTTGGTATCAAATAAGAGATCCTAGGAATTTACCATTAATTGCTATGAAGAATGTTGCAAACAGCAATATTCATAATCAAC cATTACAGTGTTACAATCCAAATGTGACCAGTGTACCTGGAGAGTTAGATACAAACATAGCTGTTATGACATTAAATCCCATACCACCCCAAACGTCTAGTAGTTGTAATATAGGATTGTCCTCTCATAGAAAAGACAATAACag atataaaagtAGTAAACGTTTATATCCAAGTCAACCAAACCAAGCTTCCGAAGCAAATGCTCACTACTTATTTGAATTGGGTAAAACCATTCTGAGCAAAGTAGGCGGACCGATACAAACTACAGTATTTTCACAGCCTCCATTACCTACCCAACCACATCGTGCTCTACACATGTGTGCATTCCAATTGGCCTTATATTCTTTGGGACTACTCAATCGTGTTACACCAAACTGGCGAAGTCGTAATTATTCATCTCAGGTTACATGGATTGCTGATCATGCAATGGAAGTAGGTGCACCAGCTACACTTTTCTTACTAGGTACATGGGATGGACATTTGACTCCAACCGAAATAGCAAATATTGCTGATAGAATGTCTAGAAGCCACGAACGTAATACCGTTGAGGCAGCAGCACAATTAGCATTGTCATGTTTAAAACATTCAGTTGCTCTTAATCCAAATGAAATAACACGAGCTATAATACAG tgTAAAGAACAGTCTGATCACATGATGGAAATTGCTTGTTTGACTGTAGAAATGGCAGCCAAAGGGGGAGGAGTTTTTCCGGAAGTTTTATTTAGTGTAGCAAAACACTGGTTTGACTTATATATGAGG AATTCCAATCCAGATGAGGACAATTACATGTTACAAGTTGATCCCAGAGAGGAATTCAAATGCCCTTATGTTTATCAAGCCAATTATTCAATGTCAGTTGACACATCTCAACAACCACCACCTCCTCTTTATGCCCATCAGTTGATGGTGCCACCACAGACATCTCCAGCTCATCTGTACCAATTATCATACTTTCCTAACCAATCAATGCCTCAAAATTCACCACCACTCAATACCCAACAGCCCAATACAGTAATGTACTATCCATATCCATCTGCGCCTACATCAAACCAATACTCTCAGTACTATTCCCCATATATACaa AGTCCTGTACAGTATCAGAATGCAAATCCTCAAAGTCAACCACAGCAAGGACCAccacaatattttgttcagCCAATCAATCAAAATAGTAATCAAATTAGAAGCCCACCGCAACAAGCACaa GCAAACCATTGTCCACCACCAAATTTCAGACAAATTCATCATTTGACATCAGCATACCGTGTTGGGCTATTGGCTCTAGATACGTTGGCTAGAAGAGTTCATGAACCTAATCAAGCAAAATACTCTAGAAATCCACCTTTCAGAGAAGATATACAATGGTTATTGCGTTTGTCGAAGaaactag gaccTAATTACACTCAACAGTTTTGTTTGGCTGTCACCAATAGTGTAGTGAATCCTTTCACACTACATGATGTTGCAATGGAGGCTGTTATGTACATGGGACATTTTAATCCCAATCCTACCATGTGCCCCACCTTGAGTCCCTTGGTAGAAAAGTGTCATTCtat gtatattcaattattacatCAAAAGTTATATCAGTTATCATCAGCAGACTACGAAGAGTATGTCGGAATACTCTACTCTGCTTATGGTGCATTTGCGATGACACCAGAAGGTGGTACCATGTTTAAAGATTGGTTGCAGTCTGTTAGAAG ATCTAAATCATGTAAAAAAGAACTATGGACAATGATAACAAATATGCTACCTACTACATGA